The Halalkalicoccus sp. CGA53 genome window below encodes:
- a CDS encoding type IV secretory system conjugative DNA transfer family protein gives MRLNPFSDDDPATDPQSFGPRIVGDDDPSKPVLINGKEWMIHRYDPAEEEVDAFAGTWPRAMIENAQYAPEQPLWIGVSERTGREVPVEFDRLFRHIFYGGTTGSGKTTKMYNDATALMYAGHGICVIDPKGDDIYGLLRRVPKDRWKDVIYIAPGDDYLDRTVGFNMFQTYHEPGEPGFDEEIEGIVDDFKELIAAGEYWGPRMDRIMKTMVRGMIRHPREFTPIEMYYALLDEENRKEYANLIGDEIDDDDILFLQGFTRRIADELGDSEIDPLLGRLKDWVENPMTRQIIAQRESNVSIAEAVNEGKIIIVKNNLPDEAKRMVATAIMRRIWTCVCDRISESEKKVRELSGMDEPGVGYDPFFLMIDECHTVLTEASKVETILSEARSKRLSLMLATQYLHRLEDETQQAILQNCNTLLALTTNLPEEARVLSKRFGGADPDDLTNIPDYQARTKLNSEDDAFLAMLTPPYPPLHSIEDVFHGLIQGSTERYGVQRQSGREILDEMFFAATPRSKAADAAGVGDTQTVGPDSDEPMDVEQAETARMALKAVYDMSIKDGDRGEAIPNELAHEAIATATGTAPSQAANLIERLVGVGALDRKAGEDGMTVQVTHDGRGVIGLETGSGGSGGTDAHRYLLRRVYEWGTRYGYDMDLPTQDGDELPDAIGEVPPDVVPPGALEALTEDEREQILRSRLSKEYPQILALSGTGTLYIEAESKGLTKPGGPIKNAAKAPSPEQLLFVVSDGGSDGFTKHAERLAGIFGSDGDAPYTASRTPEDAARKFYTRRRHDTHPEADVEHFAVLPGDVSTEWIETGDGEIVCRERGGGETFARFGGPDEFRDRDPTDYPAVSYYDSDREVYVVERGGEVERKYGGKGPLQDDWSYIYDPLVPEVLFGEYGSNDVPDPTEWRIAVVPNDDREMDEDLVMYGPETSKLSSVEAWCDDRTDDVEICEPVSDESDSEGIAILSEPSVDKQVEQSPPDVPPEEESTAGDVVDTSEGVDSDVQKEIDDREMDYYDQF, from the coding sequence ATGAGACTGAACCCGTTTTCCGACGACGACCCGGCGACCGATCCACAGAGCTTCGGCCCACGGATCGTTGGCGACGACGACCCGTCGAAACCGGTGCTTATCAACGGCAAGGAGTGGATGATCCACCGGTACGATCCCGCCGAGGAGGAGGTCGACGCCTTTGCCGGCACGTGGCCTCGCGCCATGATCGAGAACGCCCAATACGCGCCTGAGCAACCGCTATGGATCGGCGTCTCCGAGCGCACCGGTCGGGAGGTGCCTGTCGAGTTCGACCGGCTGTTTCGCCACATCTTCTACGGCGGTACCACGGGGTCCGGGAAGACGACGAAGATGTACAACGACGCGACGGCGCTCATGTACGCCGGTCACGGAATTTGCGTGATCGACCCGAAGGGCGACGACATCTATGGCCTGCTTCGTCGAGTTCCCAAGGACCGGTGGAAGGACGTGATCTACATCGCACCGGGCGACGATTATCTCGATCGCACGGTCGGTTTCAACATGTTTCAGACCTACCACGAACCCGGTGAACCAGGATTCGACGAGGAGATCGAGGGGATCGTCGACGACTTCAAGGAGCTGATTGCCGCCGGCGAGTACTGGGGTCCGAGAATGGACCGGATCATGAAGACCATGGTCCGGGGCATGATCCGCCATCCCCGCGAGTTCACGCCGATCGAGATGTACTACGCGCTCCTCGACGAGGAGAACCGAAAAGAGTACGCGAACCTGATCGGTGACGAGATCGACGACGATGACATTCTGTTCCTTCAGGGATTCACACGGCGGATCGCTGACGAACTCGGGGACAGCGAGATCGACCCACTGCTTGGCCGGTTGAAAGACTGGGTTGAAAACCCCATGACCCGGCAGATCATCGCCCAGCGTGAGAGCAACGTCTCGATCGCCGAAGCGGTAAACGAGGGAAAGATCATCATCGTGAAGAATAACCTGCCGGATGAGGCCAAGCGGATGGTCGCGACGGCGATCATGCGTCGAATCTGGACGTGCGTCTGCGACCGAATCAGCGAGTCGGAGAAGAAAGTTCGTGAACTCTCCGGAATGGATGAGCCAGGAGTCGGCTACGATCCGTTCTTCCTGATGATCGACGAGTGTCACACGGTACTCACAGAGGCCTCGAAAGTCGAAACGATCCTCTCTGAAGCGCGATCGAAGCGCCTGAGCTTAATGCTCGCGACCCAGTATCTCCACCGCCTCGAGGACGAGACTCAGCAGGCGATCCTCCAGAACTGTAACACCCTGCTCGCGCTGACAACGAACCTACCGGAGGAGGCGCGCGTTCTATCGAAACGCTTCGGTGGGGCCGATCCAGACGACCTAACGAACATCCCCGACTACCAGGCGCGGACGAAGCTCAACAGTGAAGATGACGCCTTTCTGGCGATGCTCACCCCGCCGTACCCACCGCTTCATTCGATCGAAGACGTGTTTCACGGCCTCATCCAGGGATCGACCGAACGTTATGGCGTCCAGAGACAGTCGGGCCGGGAGATTCTCGATGAGATGTTCTTCGCCGCGACCCCCCGCTCGAAGGCCGCCGATGCTGCCGGCGTAGGCGACACGCAGACGGTCGGACCTGATAGCGACGAGCCAATGGACGTTGAGCAAGCGGAGACGGCTCGCATGGCGCTGAAGGCTGTCTACGACATGAGCATCAAGGATGGTGATCGGGGTGAGGCAATCCCAAACGAACTTGCTCACGAGGCCATCGCGACCGCGACGGGAACCGCGCCGAGTCAGGCGGCAAACCTGATCGAACGACTCGTCGGTGTTGGGGCCCTCGATCGAAAGGCTGGCGAAGACGGCATGACCGTGCAGGTCACCCACGACGGACGCGGCGTGATCGGTCTCGAAACGGGGAGCGGCGGATCGGGTGGGACCGACGCTCACCGCTATCTGCTCCGGCGGGTTTACGAATGGGGGACGCGCTACGGCTATGATATGGACCTCCCAACCCAGGACGGCGACGAACTGCCGGACGCCATCGGCGAGGTGCCGCCGGACGTGGTCCCACCGGGCGCGCTCGAAGCGCTTACCGAGGACGAGCGCGAGCAGATCCTCCGTTCTCGGCTCTCCAAGGAGTATCCCCAGATTCTGGCGCTCTCGGGCACGGGAACGCTCTACATCGAAGCCGAGTCGAAGGGGCTTACGAAGCCTGGCGGTCCGATCAAGAACGCCGCGAAGGCACCCAGTCCGGAGCAGCTGCTGTTCGTGGTATCGGATGGTGGAAGCGACGGCTTCACGAAGCACGCCGAACGGCTCGCAGGGATCTTCGGTTCGGACGGTGACGCGCCATATACGGCGTCACGGACGCCGGAGGATGCCGCCCGAAAGTTCTACACTCGACGTCGCCACGACACGCACCCGGAAGCCGACGTCGAGCACTTCGCCGTCCTTCCGGGCGACGTCTCCACCGAGTGGATCGAGACCGGAGATGGCGAGATCGTCTGTCGAGAGCGTGGTGGCGGTGAGACGTTCGCCCGGTTCGGCGGACCCGACGAGTTCCGAGATCGCGATCCGACAGACTACCCGGCTGTGAGCTACTATGACTCTGATCGGGAGGTCTACGTCGTCGAGCGTGGCGGGGAGGTCGAACGTAAGTACGGTGGGAAGGGCCCGCTCCAAGACGATTGGTCGTACATCTACGATCCCCTCGTGCCTGAAGTCCTGTTCGGAGAGTACGGGAGCAACGACGTCCCCGACCCGACCGAATGGCGGATCGCGGTCGTCCCTAACGACGATCGGGAAATGGACGAAGATCTCGTGATGTATGGTCCCGAGACAAGTAAGCTCTCCTCGGTCGAGGCGTGGTGTGACGATCGTACTGATGACGTGGAGATATGCGAACCAGTTTCCGATGAGAGTGATTCCGAGGGGATTGCCATACTATCTGAGCCATCGGTCGATAAGCAGGTAGAACAGTCCCCGCCGGATGTGCCACCCGAGGAGGAGTCAACGGCAGGTGACGTCGTGGACACGAGCGAGGGAGTCGACTCAGACGTACAAAAGGAAATCGACGACCGTGAAATGGACTATTACGATCAGTTCTGA